In Carya illinoinensis cultivar Pawnee chromosome 9, C.illinoinensisPawnee_v1, whole genome shotgun sequence, the following are encoded in one genomic region:
- the LOC122275366 gene encoding GDSL esterase/lipase At5g03610-like isoform X1: protein MYVQKLDLFSVLCCFLLSMLSGQQVVVVRGRVLVANSNSHPSKLFVFGDSYSDTGNTDKTQSAWEYPYGITFPGKPAGRFSSGRVLTDFFAKSIGLKRTPITYRQRNETSLLTYGMNFAYGGTGVFETLLKSGPNMTTQIGFLQNLIRDNVFTSADLESSMTLVTLAGNDYSTYIVRNGSAQGWKPCITAVVNQLAINLRRIHGMGVKKIVVNALQPLGCAPSNTAKSSFQQCNETENSLVVFHNLLLQQAVTKLNSEAKDSNPFVILDLYDSFLSVIKNKGGTHFENPLKPCCFGISSKYNCGSVDENGAKKYTVCEDPESAFFWDGVHPTQAGWTAVYSVLRSTDLQH, encoded by the exons ATGTACGTGCAAAAGCTTGATCTCTTTTCTGTTCTTTGCTGCTTCCTCTTGTCCATGCTCTCAG GGCAGCAAGTAGTAGTGGTGCGAGGTCGTGTGCTGGTAGCTAATTCTAATTCTCATCCGTCAAAGCTCTTTGTCTTTGGGGATTCATATTCAGATACAGGCAACACCGACAAAACTCAATCCGCTTGGGAATATCCCTATGGCATCACCTTTCCTGGTAAACCGGCCGGTCGTTTCTCCAGTGGCCGTGTCCTGACAGATTTCTTCG CTAAGTCCATAGGACTAAAGAGGACTCCGATAACATATAGACAGAGGAATGAGACCTCATTGTTGACATATGGAATGAACTTTGCTTATGGAGGAACGGGTGTGTTTGAGACATTATTGAAATCTGGCCCAAACATGACCACCCAAATCGGTTTCTTACAAAATCTTATCAGAGACAATGTTTTTACTTCTGCAGACCTAGAGTCTTCCATGACCCTTGTTACTCTCGCTGGCAATGACTACTCTACTTACATTGTCAGGAATGGATCTGCCCAG ggttGGAAGCCTTGCATTACAGCAGTGGTCAATCAACTCGCTATCAACTTGAGACGTATTCATGGCATGggagttaaaaaaatagttgtgaATGCTTTACAGCCTTTAGGATGCGCCCCTTCAAACACAGCCAAATCCTCATTCCAACAATGCAATGAAACCGAAAACTCGCTCGTCGTTTTCCACAACCTGTTGTTGCAGCAAGCCGTGACAAAGTTAAACAGCGAAGCCAAGGATTCTAATCCTTTTGTCATTCTTGATCTTTATGACTCCTTCCTCTCAGTAATCAAGAACAAAG GAGGTACACACTTTGAGAACCCACTGAAGCCATGTTGTTTTGGTATAAGCAGCAAATACAACTGTGGGAGTGTAGATGAAAATGGGGCCAAGAAATACACAGTTTGTGAGGACCCAGAATCAGCATTCTTCTGGGACGGGGTTCATCCTACGCAGGCAGGATGGACTGCGGTGTATTCTGTTTTGAGATCCACTGATCTCCAACATTAA
- the LOC122275366 gene encoding GDSL esterase/lipase At5g03610-like isoform X3 — MYVQKLDLFSVLCCFLLSMLSGQQVVVVRGRVLVANSNSHPSKLFVFGDSYSDTGNTDKTQSAWEYPYGITFPGKPAGRFSSGRVLTDFFDLESSMTLVTLAGNDYSTYIVRNGSAQGWKPCITAVVNQLAINLRRIHGMGVKKIVVNALQPLGCAPSNTAKSSFQQCNETENSLVVFHNLLLQQAVTKLNSEAKDSNPFVILDLYDSFLSVIKNKGGTHFENPLKPCCFGISSKYNCGSVDENGAKKYTVCEDPESAFFWDGVHPTQAGWTAVYSVLRSTDLQH, encoded by the exons ATGTACGTGCAAAAGCTTGATCTCTTTTCTGTTCTTTGCTGCTTCCTCTTGTCCATGCTCTCAG GGCAGCAAGTAGTAGTGGTGCGAGGTCGTGTGCTGGTAGCTAATTCTAATTCTCATCCGTCAAAGCTCTTTGTCTTTGGGGATTCATATTCAGATACAGGCAACACCGACAAAACTCAATCCGCTTGGGAATATCCCTATGGCATCACCTTTCCTGGTAAACCGGCCGGTCGTTTCTCCAGTGGCCGTGTCCTGACAGATTTCTTCG ACCTAGAGTCTTCCATGACCCTTGTTACTCTCGCTGGCAATGACTACTCTACTTACATTGTCAGGAATGGATCTGCCCAG ggttGGAAGCCTTGCATTACAGCAGTGGTCAATCAACTCGCTATCAACTTGAGACGTATTCATGGCATGggagttaaaaaaatagttgtgaATGCTTTACAGCCTTTAGGATGCGCCCCTTCAAACACAGCCAAATCCTCATTCCAACAATGCAATGAAACCGAAAACTCGCTCGTCGTTTTCCACAACCTGTTGTTGCAGCAAGCCGTGACAAAGTTAAACAGCGAAGCCAAGGATTCTAATCCTTTTGTCATTCTTGATCTTTATGACTCCTTCCTCTCAGTAATCAAGAACAAAG GAGGTACACACTTTGAGAACCCACTGAAGCCATGTTGTTTTGGTATAAGCAGCAAATACAACTGTGGGAGTGTAGATGAAAATGGGGCCAAGAAATACACAGTTTGTGAGGACCCAGAATCAGCATTCTTCTGGGACGGGGTTCATCCTACGCAGGCAGGATGGACTGCGGTGTATTCTGTTTTGAGATCCACTGATCTCCAACATTAA
- the LOC122275530 gene encoding cytochrome P450 94C1-like, whose amino-acid sequence MPIVIDFAIFRTSSKCFYICSLFIISFYNFTFQCKRRIPLHSITVVTNIILKHPIYNSSRRSFVSLDIISSSSSSSSSSSSSSLSLPFFYAYPSMELEGSWFLQFLHPCFCFLALFFLIFFFLHCLVTLKPWCNCEICHSFLTSSWSKQFDNLCDWYAHLLKTSPSGTIHIHVLGNTITANPDNVEYMLKTRFDNYPKGKPFSMILGDFLGRGIFNVDGDLWKFQRKMGNLEFNKYSMISYAFEIVNCEIKSRLVPLLSSTAGKEDGVLDLQDVFRRFSFDSICRFSFGLDPMCLESSLPMSEFAVSFDLASKLSAERAMTASPLVWKIKRMLNIGSEKKLREAISTINILAQEVIRQKRKMGFTTHKDLLSRFMGTVIDETYLRDIVICFLLAGRDTIASALTSFFWLLANHPDVGSAIRLEADRVIGANQELSSFEQLRELHYLQAAVHESMRLYPPIQFDSKFCQEDDVLPDGIFVRRGTRVTYHPYAMGRIEEIWGPDCLEFKPGRWLKDGVFFPANPFKYPVFQAGPRVCLGKEIALVELKCLSLSLLRRFHIELKTPSRTPLFSPGLTASFRGGLPVLVRERETTL is encoded by the coding sequence ATGCCTATAGTAATTGACTTTGCTATTTTTCGCACGAGTTCTAAATGTTTCTATATTTGTTCCCTTTTTATAATTAGTTTCTATAATTTTACTTTTCAGTGCAAACGGAGAATACCACTTCACTCAATCACTGTTGTAACAAATATTATACTAAAGCATCCAATATATAATTCCTCCCGTCGCTCCTTTGTCTCCCTTGatataatttcttcttcttcttcttcttcttcttcgtcttcttcttcttctctctctctaccctttTTTTATGCTTATCCATCAATGGAGCTTGAAGGTTCCTGGTTCTTGCAGTTTCTCCACCCTTGCTTTTGCTTCCttgcattattttttctaatattttttttcttgcactGCCTGGTTACACTCAAGCCTTGGTGCAACTGTGAAATTTGTCATAGTTTTCTCACGTCGAGTTGGTCCAAACAATTCGATAATCTTTGTGATTGGTATGCCCATCTTCTGAAAACCTCTCCGAGTGGAACCATCCACATACATGTTCTTGGAAACACGATCACCGCCAACCCCGATAACGTCGAGTACATGCTCAAAACAAGATTTGATAATTACCCAAAAGGCAAACCCTTCTCCATGATCTTGGGCGATTTTCTGGGCCGAGGTATATTCAACGTGGACGGGGACCTATGGAAGTTCCAGAGAAAGATGGGGAATCTAGAGTTCAACAAGTACTCCATGATATCGTATGCGTTCGAGATAGTCAATTGCGAGATTAAAAGTCGACTTGTCCCGCTTTTATCCTCTACTGCAGGCAAAGAAGATGGAGTTTTGGATTTACAAGACGTGTTTCGAAGATTTTCGTTCGATAGCATATGCCGATTCTCGTTTGGGTTGGACCCCATGTGCCTGGAGTCGTCACTTCCTATGTCCGAATTCGCTGTTTCCTTTGACCTAGCTTCAAAATTGTCAGCCGAGAGAGCCATGACTGCTTCCCCGCTGGTGTGGAAGATCAAACGGATGCTCAATATAGGTAGCGAGAAGAAACTGAGAGAAGCTATTAGTACGATAAACATTTTGGCTCAAGAAGTCATAAGACAGAAGCGCAAAATGGGATTTACCACTCATAAAGATCTCTTGTCTCGGTTCATGGGCACTGTAATTGATGAAACATATTTGAGAGACATCGTTATATGCTTCCTCTTAGCTGGTCGTGACACCATTGCATCAGCCTTAACTAGCTTCTTCTGGCTATTGGCAAACCATCCGGACGTGGGGTCAGCAATCCGGCTGGAGGCAGACCGAGTCATCGGAGCAAACCAGGAGCTCTCAAGCTTCGAACAGCTCCGAGAGCTCCATTATTTACAAGCTGCAGTGCATGAGAGTATGAGACTCTATCCTCCTATACAATTCGATTCGAAGTTTTGTCAAGAGGACGATGTCCTTCCTGATGGGATCTTTGTGAGGAGAGGCACTAGGGTTACTTACCATCCCTATGCAATGGGTCGGATCGAAGAAATTTGGGGCCCAGATTGCCTAGAATTTAAGCCAGGAAGGTGGTTGAAAGATGGCGTATTCTTCCCAGCAAACCCTTTTAAGTACCCAGTTTTCCAAGCTGGGCCTAGGGTCTGTTTGGGCAAAGAAATAGCTTTAGTGGAGCTAAAATGTCTGTCTCTTTCATTGCTTAGACGATTCCACATCGAATTGAAGACACCGAGCCGCACGCCCTTGTTCTCCCCGGGGCTCACCGCTTCCTTTAGAGGCGGACTACCGGTCTTGGTGCGGGAAAGAGAGACAACTTTATAA
- the LOC122275366 gene encoding GDSL esterase/lipase At5g03610-like isoform X2, which yields MYVQKLDLFSVLCCFLLSMLSGQQVVVVRGRVLVANSNSHPSKLFVFGDSYSDTGNTDKTQSAWEYPYGITFPGKPAGRFSSGRVLTDFFAKSIGLKRTPITYRQRNETSLLTYGMNFAYGGTDLESSMTLVTLAGNDYSTYIVRNGSAQGWKPCITAVVNQLAINLRRIHGMGVKKIVVNALQPLGCAPSNTAKSSFQQCNETENSLVVFHNLLLQQAVTKLNSEAKDSNPFVILDLYDSFLSVIKNKGGTHFENPLKPCCFGISSKYNCGSVDENGAKKYTVCEDPESAFFWDGVHPTQAGWTAVYSVLRSTDLQH from the exons ATGTACGTGCAAAAGCTTGATCTCTTTTCTGTTCTTTGCTGCTTCCTCTTGTCCATGCTCTCAG GGCAGCAAGTAGTAGTGGTGCGAGGTCGTGTGCTGGTAGCTAATTCTAATTCTCATCCGTCAAAGCTCTTTGTCTTTGGGGATTCATATTCAGATACAGGCAACACCGACAAAACTCAATCCGCTTGGGAATATCCCTATGGCATCACCTTTCCTGGTAAACCGGCCGGTCGTTTCTCCAGTGGCCGTGTCCTGACAGATTTCTTCG CTAAGTCCATAGGACTAAAGAGGACTCCGATAACATATAGACAGAGGAATGAGACCTCATTGTTGACATATGGAATGAACTTTGCTTATGGAGGAACGG ACCTAGAGTCTTCCATGACCCTTGTTACTCTCGCTGGCAATGACTACTCTACTTACATTGTCAGGAATGGATCTGCCCAG ggttGGAAGCCTTGCATTACAGCAGTGGTCAATCAACTCGCTATCAACTTGAGACGTATTCATGGCATGggagttaaaaaaatagttgtgaATGCTTTACAGCCTTTAGGATGCGCCCCTTCAAACACAGCCAAATCCTCATTCCAACAATGCAATGAAACCGAAAACTCGCTCGTCGTTTTCCACAACCTGTTGTTGCAGCAAGCCGTGACAAAGTTAAACAGCGAAGCCAAGGATTCTAATCCTTTTGTCATTCTTGATCTTTATGACTCCTTCCTCTCAGTAATCAAGAACAAAG GAGGTACACACTTTGAGAACCCACTGAAGCCATGTTGTTTTGGTATAAGCAGCAAATACAACTGTGGGAGTGTAGATGAAAATGGGGCCAAGAAATACACAGTTTGTGAGGACCCAGAATCAGCATTCTTCTGGGACGGGGTTCATCCTACGCAGGCAGGATGGACTGCGGTGTATTCTGTTTTGAGATCCACTGATCTCCAACATTAA
- the LOC122277246 gene encoding GDSL esterase/lipase At5g03610-like isoform X1, protein MVLAIMDAQHKLLSSVLCYFLVLFLLSGQQVSVQGHLTSDFRPSKLFVFGDSYADTGNTNKSESAWKHPYGITFPGKPYGRFSDGRVLTDYVAKFIGVKSPIQYRWRKYWISLLRYGMNFAYGGTGAFDSVVYPGPNMTTQIDFFQHLIKKKVFTARDLKSSVCLVSLVGNDYTTYIARNGSAQGWKSFIKALINQLAVNLKRIHGLGVQKIAVTGLQPLGCLPPRTASSTFRKCNATDNSLVSFHNLLLQQAVAKLNNETSGRSSFVILDLYDSFMSVMENKGSIKFENPLKPCCFGISSEYSCGSVDENGAKKYTVCEDPESAFFWDAAHPTQQGWRAVFPALQASLQKLYY, encoded by the exons ATGGTCTTAGCTATAATGGACGCGCAGCACAAGCTTCTCTCTTCTGTTCTCTGCTACTTCCTAGTCTTGTTCCTTCTCTCAG GGCAACAAGTATCGGTGCAAGGACATTTAACTTCTGATTTTCGTCCCTCAAAGCTCTTTGTCTTCGGGGATTCATATGCAGACACAGGCAACACCAACAAATCTGAATCCGCTTGGAAACATCCGTATGGCATAACCTTTCCCGGTAAACCATACGGTCGTTTTTCCGATGGCCGTGTCCTAACTGATTACGTTG CCAAGTTCATAGGAGTCAAGTCTCCGATTCAGTATAGATGGAGGAAATATTGGATCTCACTATTGAGATATGGAATGAACTTTGCTTATGGCGGAACGGGTGCATTTGATTCCGTCGTGTACCCTGGCCCAAACATGACCACCCAGATCGATTTCTTCCAacatctcataaaaaaaaaggtgtttACTGCTAGAGACCTGAAGTCCTCTGTGTGCCTTGTCAGTCTTGTGGGTAATGACTACACTACTTACATTGCAAGGAATGGATCTGCACAG GGTTGGAAATCATTCATTAAAGCATTGATCAACCAACTTGCTGTCAACTTGAAACGTATTCATGGCTTGGGAGTTCAAAAAATAGCTGTGACAGGTTTACAGCCCCTGGGATGTCTCCCTCCGAGAACAGCCAGTTCCACTTTTCGAAAATGCAACGCAACTGATAACTCTCTTGTGAGTTTCCACAACCTTTTGTTGCAGCAAGCAGTGGCAAAGTTGAACAACGAAACCAGTGGTCGTTCTTCTTTTGTTATTCTTGATCTTTACGATTCGTTCATGTCCGTTATGGAGAACAAAG GAAGTATAAAGTTTGAGAACCCGCTGAAGCCATGCTGTTTTGGCATAAGCAGTGAATATTCCTGTGGGAGTGTAGATGAAAATGGGGCCAAGAAATATACAGTCTGTGAGGACCCCGAATCAGCATTCTTCTGGGATGCAGCTCATCCCACGCAGCAGGGATGGCGTGCTGTGTTTCCAGCTTTGCAAGCCTCTCTTCAAAAACTATACTACTAG
- the LOC122275882 gene encoding uncharacterized protein LOC122275882, producing the protein MVGVCSSTAMAERISCYTALFLAVMLVLSCCESSESEFAARSTVLMKKIMINKPCDEIYVVHEGDTLQSIGEKCGDPYIVEDNPHIHDPDDVFPGLVIKITPLKNR; encoded by the coding sequence ATGGTGGGTGTTTGTTCATCCACTGCAATGGCTGAGAGGATTTCTTGCTACACTGCTTTGTTCTTAGCCGTAATGCTGGTTTTGAGCTGTTGCGAGTCAAGTGAAAGCGAATTCGCGGCCCGGTCGACGGTACTCATGAAGAAGATCATGATCAACAAGCCATGCGATGAAATTTACGTTGTTCATGAAGGAGATACACTGCAAAGTATCGGTGAAAAATGTGGGGATCCATATATTGTCGAAGACAATCCACATATCCATGACCCGGACGACGTTTTCCCTGGCCTCGTTATCAAGATTACTCCTTTAAAGAATAGGTAG
- the LOC122277246 gene encoding GDSL esterase/lipase At5g03610-like isoform X2, with translation MDAQHKLLSSVLCYFLVLFLLSGQQVSVQGHLTSDFRPSKLFVFGDSYADTGNTNKSESAWKHPYGITFPGKPYGRFSDGRVLTDYVAKFIGVKSPIQYRWRKYWISLLRYGMNFAYGGTGAFDSVVYPGPNMTTQIDFFQHLIKKKVFTARDLKSSVCLVSLVGNDYTTYIARNGSAQGWKSFIKALINQLAVNLKRIHGLGVQKIAVTGLQPLGCLPPRTASSTFRKCNATDNSLVSFHNLLLQQAVAKLNNETSGRSSFVILDLYDSFMSVMENKGSIKFENPLKPCCFGISSEYSCGSVDENGAKKYTVCEDPESAFFWDAAHPTQQGWRAVFPALQASLQKLYY, from the exons ATGGACGCGCAGCACAAGCTTCTCTCTTCTGTTCTCTGCTACTTCCTAGTCTTGTTCCTTCTCTCAG GGCAACAAGTATCGGTGCAAGGACATTTAACTTCTGATTTTCGTCCCTCAAAGCTCTTTGTCTTCGGGGATTCATATGCAGACACAGGCAACACCAACAAATCTGAATCCGCTTGGAAACATCCGTATGGCATAACCTTTCCCGGTAAACCATACGGTCGTTTTTCCGATGGCCGTGTCCTAACTGATTACGTTG CCAAGTTCATAGGAGTCAAGTCTCCGATTCAGTATAGATGGAGGAAATATTGGATCTCACTATTGAGATATGGAATGAACTTTGCTTATGGCGGAACGGGTGCATTTGATTCCGTCGTGTACCCTGGCCCAAACATGACCACCCAGATCGATTTCTTCCAacatctcataaaaaaaaaggtgtttACTGCTAGAGACCTGAAGTCCTCTGTGTGCCTTGTCAGTCTTGTGGGTAATGACTACACTACTTACATTGCAAGGAATGGATCTGCACAG GGTTGGAAATCATTCATTAAAGCATTGATCAACCAACTTGCTGTCAACTTGAAACGTATTCATGGCTTGGGAGTTCAAAAAATAGCTGTGACAGGTTTACAGCCCCTGGGATGTCTCCCTCCGAGAACAGCCAGTTCCACTTTTCGAAAATGCAACGCAACTGATAACTCTCTTGTGAGTTTCCACAACCTTTTGTTGCAGCAAGCAGTGGCAAAGTTGAACAACGAAACCAGTGGTCGTTCTTCTTTTGTTATTCTTGATCTTTACGATTCGTTCATGTCCGTTATGGAGAACAAAG GAAGTATAAAGTTTGAGAACCCGCTGAAGCCATGCTGTTTTGGCATAAGCAGTGAATATTCCTGTGGGAGTGTAGATGAAAATGGGGCCAAGAAATATACAGTCTGTGAGGACCCCGAATCAGCATTCTTCTGGGATGCAGCTCATCCCACGCAGCAGGGATGGCGTGCTGTGTTTCCAGCTTTGCAAGCCTCTCTTCAAAAACTATACTACTAG